Proteins encoded together in one Chryseobacterium sp. G0201 window:
- a CDS encoding acyl-CoA thioesterase has product MDNKPITFQFISEPSDVNYGGNVHGGSVMKWIDQAGYACATTWSGNYSVTVYVGGIRFYEPIKIGEIVKVEAQVIYTGSSSMHISINVFSRNLKQPTFDKKTHCIIVFVAVDENGKKLPVPKWVPETEHEKQQEQYAKRLMDLRTQIEDEMKPFL; this is encoded by the coding sequence ATGGATAACAAGCCAATCACTTTTCAGTTTATTTCTGAGCCTTCAGATGTTAATTATGGAGGGAATGTTCACGGAGGAAGTGTAATGAAGTGGATCGACCAAGCCGGATACGCTTGCGCAACCACATGGAGCGGAAATTATTCCGTAACAGTGTATGTTGGCGGAATACGTTTCTATGAACCTATCAAAATCGGGGAAATTGTAAAGGTGGAAGCACAAGTAATTTACACAGGTTCTTCAAGTATGCATATTTCGATCAATGTTTTCTCAAGAAACTTAAAACAGCCTACTTTCGATAAGAAAACACACTGTATCATTGTTTTTGTGGCGGTAGATGAGAACGGGAAAAAACTTCCTGTCCCAAAATGGGTTCCTGAAACTGAACACGAAAAACAGCAGGAACAATATGCAAAACGCCTGATGGATCTCAGAACGCAGATCGAAGATGAAATGAAACCTTTTTTATAG
- a CDS encoding arsenate reductase family protein produces the protein MKKVFYLNTCDTCRKILAQFSLKDWELREIKKEPITIEELEAMHKIAGSYEELFSKKSTQIKLRELDLKTLGEEDFKELLLDHYTFLRRPVFLTDKEIFIGNDKKNIGELRDHFHSN, from the coding sequence ATGAAAAAAGTATTTTATCTTAATACATGTGACACTTGTAGAAAAATATTAGCACAGTTTAGTCTTAAAGATTGGGAACTTCGTGAGATCAAAAAAGAGCCTATAACGATTGAAGAATTAGAAGCGATGCATAAAATTGCAGGATCTTACGAAGAATTATTCAGTAAAAAATCTACTCAGATCAAATTGAGAGAGCTAGATCTGAAAACGTTGGGAGAGGAAGATTTTAAGGAGCTTTTGCTTGATCATTATACGTTCCTTAGACGTCCTGTATTCCTTACTGATAAAGAGATCTTTATCGGAAATGATAAAAAAAATATTGGAGAATTGAGAGATCATTTTCACTCAAACTAA
- the gcvT gene encoding glycine cleavage system aminomethyltransferase GcvT, protein MKKTALYDKHASLGAKIVPFAGFEMPVQYSGVTEEHFAVREKAGLFDVSHMGQFFVEGPGAKDLLQLVTTNNVDALENGKAQYTCLPNENGGIVDDLIVYKMEDEKYFVVVNASNIEKDWNHIVKYNNFDAVLTNASDDMSLLAIQGPKATEILQKLTDTNLSEIPYYNFTVGSVAGVNDVIISNTGYTGSGGFEIYFQNESAEKLWDEIIKAGESEGIIPCGLAARDTLRLEKGFCLYGMDIDDTTSPIEAGLGWITKFDKDFVSKDFFAKQKEEGITRKLVGFELQDKGVPRHDYPVVDAEGNVIGKVTSGTQSPMKKIGLGLAYVDKPHFKLGSEIFIQVRNKNIPAKVVKTPFV, encoded by the coding sequence ATGAAGAAAACAGCCTTGTACGACAAACACGCTTCTCTGGGAGCGAAAATAGTACCTTTCGCAGGTTTTGAAATGCCTGTACAATATTCCGGAGTTACAGAAGAGCATTTTGCGGTAAGAGAAAAAGCAGGATTATTCGACGTATCTCACATGGGACAATTTTTCGTTGAAGGTCCCGGAGCTAAAGATCTTCTGCAATTGGTTACAACCAACAACGTAGATGCTTTAGAGAACGGAAAAGCTCAATATACTTGTCTTCCAAACGAAAATGGAGGAATTGTAGATGATCTTATCGTTTACAAAATGGAAGATGAAAAGTATTTCGTGGTTGTAAATGCTTCAAACATTGAAAAAGACTGGAATCACATCGTAAAATACAACAATTTTGATGCTGTATTGACGAATGCTTCTGATGATATGTCGTTATTGGCAATTCAGGGGCCGAAAGCTACTGAAATTCTTCAAAAACTGACAGATACAAACCTTTCTGAGATTCCTTACTACAACTTCACAGTTGGATCTGTAGCAGGTGTAAATGATGTCATTATTTCTAACACAGGTTATACGGGAAGCGGTGGTTTTGAGATTTATTTCCAAAATGAAAGCGCTGAAAAATTGTGGGACGAGATCATTAAAGCCGGAGAATCTGAAGGAATTATTCCTTGTGGATTGGCTGCCAGAGATACTTTGAGACTTGAAAAAGGATTCTGTCTTTACGGAATGGATATCGATGATACTACTTCTCCAATTGAAGCAGGATTAGGATGGATCACAAAATTTGATAAAGATTTCGTGTCTAAAGATTTTTTCGCAAAACAAAAAGAAGAAGGTATTACAAGAAAATTAGTAGGTTTTGAACTTCAGGATAAAGGTGTTCCAAGACACGACTATCCTGTTGTAGATGCTGAAGGAAACGTGATCGGGAAAGTAACTTCCGGAACTCAGTCTCCAATGAAGAAGATCGGTTTAGGATTGGCTTATGTTGACAAGCCTCACTTCAAACTAGGTTCAGAGATCTTTATTCAGGTAAGAAATAAAAACATCCCTGCAAAAGTGGTGAAAACTCCTTTTGTATAA
- the idi gene encoding isopentenyl-diphosphate Delta-isomerase — protein MEEFVVLVNPADEVLGLMEKQQAHINGLLHRAFSVFLFNSKGEMLLQKRASEKYHSPNQWTNAVCSHPRNGESYLEGAKRRVKEELGIDTELSEKFNFIYKADVGGGLWEHELDHVFVGNYESDFNLNKSEVEEVRYISLEDLNKEIAENPENFTEWFKIILEEYKDNLK, from the coding sequence ATGGAAGAATTCGTAGTTTTGGTAAATCCGGCGGATGAAGTTTTAGGCTTAATGGAAAAGCAGCAGGCTCACATTAATGGCTTGCTACACCGCGCATTTTCCGTTTTTTTATTTAATTCTAAAGGTGAGATGCTTTTACAGAAAAGAGCATCAGAAAAATACCACTCTCCCAACCAATGGACCAACGCAGTCTGCTCACATCCCAGAAATGGCGAAAGTTATTTGGAAGGCGCAAAACGCAGGGTAAAAGAAGAATTGGGGATAGACACCGAACTTTCAGAAAAATTTAATTTTATTTATAAAGCAGATGTTGGCGGTGGACTTTGGGAACATGAGCTTGACCACGTTTTTGTAGGAAACTACGAATCTGATTTTAATTTAAATAAAAGCGAAGTTGAAGAAGTGAGATACATTTCATTGGAAGATCTCAACAAAGAAATAGCCGAAAATCCTGAAAATTTCACAGAATGGTTTAAAATCATTCTTGAAGAATATAAAGACAATTTAAAATGA
- a CDS encoding Pr6Pr family membrane protein, with the protein MKKNIALIFALIGWFSLIAQYYLHIENRTSSILEANFRFFTYFTILVNLVVTIYFTSTVFKKQEVEEKSLGYLTAITVYITIVGATYQIILRGTWQPTGLQRIVDELLHSVMPVLTIIFWYLFENKTNVKYSQILKWAIFPIVYLIIMLIRGNFSGFYPYPFVDVTALGLKKVLINSLFVTILFFIISFLYIRIGKALKK; encoded by the coding sequence ATGAAAAAAAATATCGCCCTAATTTTTGCACTGATTGGCTGGTTTTCTTTAATTGCTCAATATTATTTACACATAGAAAATAGGACAAGTTCTATTCTGGAAGCCAACTTTAGATTTTTCACTTATTTTACGATACTGGTTAATTTAGTTGTCACCATTTACTTCACAAGTACAGTTTTCAAAAAGCAGGAAGTTGAGGAAAAAAGTTTAGGATATTTAACAGCAATTACGGTCTATATTACTATTGTGGGAGCCACTTATCAAATCATACTGAGAGGAACTTGGCAGCCGACAGGTCTACAAAGAATCGTTGATGAATTACTACACAGCGTAATGCCTGTTCTCACGATAATTTTCTGGTATTTATTTGAAAATAAAACCAATGTAAAATACAGTCAAATTTTAAAATGGGCTATATTTCCGATCGTTTATCTTATCATTATGTTAATCAGAGGGAATTTTTCAGGATTTTATCCTTATCCTTTTGTGGATGTTACTGCTTTAGGTTTAAAAAAGGTTTTAATTAATTCTTTGTTTGTTACGATCTTATTTTTCATTATATCATTTTTATATATCAGGATCGGAAAAGCTTTGAAAAAATAA
- a CDS encoding phosphoheptose isomerase: MELEYKEHLSPILKDGVKNYLIDIDGTITDDVPNEEPERMVTCEPYPDALETVNKWYDEGHQICFFTSRTENLKQITIDWLDKHGFKYHSVLCGKPRGGNYHWIDNHLVRATRYKGKFTDLVEKQVTIEVFKD, encoded by the coding sequence ATGGAATTAGAATACAAAGAGCATTTAAGTCCAATTCTAAAGGACGGGGTAAAGAACTATTTAATAGACATCGACGGGACGATTACGGACGATGTACCAAATGAAGAGCCGGAGAGAATGGTTACTTGTGAGCCTTATCCTGACGCTTTAGAAACAGTTAATAAATGGTATGATGAAGGTCACCAGATCTGTTTTTTCACTTCAAGAACAGAAAATTTAAAGCAAATTACTATTGATTGGTTGGATAAGCATGGATTTAAATATCACAGTGTTTTATGCGGAAAACCAAGAGGTGGAAACTATCACTGGATAGATAACCATTTGGTAAGAGCAACAAGATATAAAGGAAAATTCACCGATCTTGTAGAAAAACAAGTTACAATTGAAGTTTTTAAAGATTAA
- a CDS encoding D-2-hydroxyacid dehydrogenase, whose product MKVLANDGLDQSGIDALTEKGFEVITAKVPQEVLVDYINEHKIRTLLVRSATQVRKDIIDNCPSLGIIGRGGVGMDNIDVDYAREKGIHVINTPSASSESVAELVFAHLFSGSRFLQDSNRKMPLVGDTEFAGLKKAYAAGIELRGKTIGIVGMGRIGQEVARIALGLGMRVVAADNNVGKASIKVKFYNNQFINVDIETEPLQEVLKHSDFITLHVPAQKDGYMIGKNEFEIMKDGVAIVNCSRGGVIDESALIEALDSGKVRFAGLDVFINEPTPSKEILNHSKISLTPHTGASTLEAQDRIGLSLAEQISSILQIQ is encoded by the coding sequence ATGAAAGTTTTAGCAAACGATGGGTTGGATCAATCTGGGATTGATGCATTGACTGAGAAAGGTTTTGAAGTAATCACGGCAAAAGTTCCTCAGGAGGTTTTGGTAGATTATATCAACGAGCACAAAATTCGTACTTTATTGGTGCGTAGTGCAACACAGGTAAGAAAAGATATTATTGATAATTGTCCGTCGCTTGGAATCATCGGTAGAGGTGGAGTAGGAATGGATAATATTGATGTAGATTATGCAAGAGAAAAAGGAATTCACGTGATCAATACACCTTCTGCTTCTTCAGAATCGGTTGCTGAATTGGTTTTTGCTCACTTATTTTCAGGATCAAGATTTTTGCAGGATTCTAACAGAAAAATGCCTTTAGTAGGTGATACAGAATTTGCAGGTCTTAAGAAAGCTTACGCTGCAGGTATCGAATTAAGAGGAAAAACTATCGGAATTGTTGGGATGGGAAGAATTGGACAAGAGGTTGCAAGGATCGCTCTAGGTCTTGGAATGAGAGTGGTTGCTGCCGACAACAATGTTGGAAAAGCAAGCATCAAAGTGAAATTCTACAACAATCAGTTTATTAATGTAGATATTGAAACAGAACCTTTGCAGGAAGTTTTAAAGCATTCAGACTTCATCACGCTTCACGTTCCGGCTCAGAAAGACGGTTATATGATCGGTAAAAATGAATTTGAAATCATGAAGGACGGAGTTGCTATTGTAAACTGCTCAAGAGGTGGTGTGATCGACGAGTCTGCTTTAATCGAAGCTTTGGATTCAGGAAAAGTAAGGTTTGCTGGTCTTGATGTTTTCATCAACGAGCCAACACCTTCTAAAGAGATTCTAAATCATTCTAAAATTTCTTTGACGCCTCATACAGGTGCATCTACTTTAGAAGCTCAGGACAGAATTGGTCTTTCTTTGGCAGAACAAATTTCAAGTATTTTACAGATTCAGTAA
- the mscL gene encoding large conductance mechanosensitive channel protein MscL — protein sequence MGFLKEFKEFAFKGNVIDLAVGVIIGGAFGKIISSLVADVITPLLLTPALKAAGADDITKLSWNGVTYGNFLSSVISFLCIAMVLFWIIKGANKITKKQEPAPAGPTDDQKLLTEIRDLLKSKNSI from the coding sequence ATGGGATTTTTAAAAGAATTTAAAGAATTTGCCTTTAAGGGTAATGTTATTGATCTGGCAGTCGGGGTAATAATTGGTGGTGCCTTTGGGAAGATTATTTCGTCATTAGTTGCAGATGTCATTACGCCTCTATTATTAACTCCTGCTCTTAAAGCGGCGGGTGCCGATGATATTACAAAATTATCATGGAATGGGGTTACGTACGGGAACTTCTTATCATCAGTTATCAGCTTTTTATGTATTGCAATGGTACTTTTCTGGATCATTAAAGGTGCCAATAAAATAACTAAAAAACAAGAACCTGCTCCTGCGGGACCAACTGACGACCAAAAATTATTAACGGAAATCAGAGATCTGCTTAAAAGTAAAAACAGTATATAA
- the mscL gene encoding large conductance mechanosensitive channel protein MscL: MGFIKEFKSFAFKGNVLDLAVGVIIGGAFGKIVSSLVEDVITPLLLNPALKAAGAENISKLSWNGVTYGNFLSAVISFLCIAMVLFWIIKGANRIIKKDEVAPAGPTADQKLLMEIRDLLKSKNNI; the protein is encoded by the coding sequence ATGGGATTTATTAAAGAATTTAAATCATTTGCTTTTAAAGGAAATGTACTCGATCTGGCTGTCGGTGTTATCATTGGTGGGGCATTTGGGAAAATAGTTTCATCTTTAGTGGAAGATGTTATTACTCCTTTATTATTAAATCCTGCTCTTAAAGCTGCAGGTGCAGAAAACATTTCAAAACTTTCCTGGAACGGGGTTACTTATGGTAATTTCCTTTCTGCTGTAATTAGTTTTTTATGTATTGCAATGGTTCTTTTCTGGATCATTAAAGGTGCCAATAGGATTATTAAAAAAGACGAAGTGGCTCCTGCCGGACCTACGGCAGACCAAAAATTATTAATGGAAATCCGAGATTTGCTTAAAAGTAAAAACAACATATAA
- a CDS encoding NAD(P)H-hydrate dehydratase, translating to MKIFTAEQIRACDEFTISDEPVSSIQLMERAAQSCVDWIYENCKNHRNFTIFCGSGNNGGDGFAIAKMLYLKGFDVDVFVDPKAKYSSDANVNFKELKEVSGILIKSFKDAEQYRFDSRTVIIDAFFGTGLSKELEGDYKQLVNNLNSKNNVRISIDIPSGLFSDVISDENSTIFKADYTLSFQFWKKSFLHPETGKYTGKVVILDINLSEEYISNTTTPDFVIDDKIVESIFKPRNEFSHKGTYGKVTIVAGSYGKVGAAVLATKSALKTGTGLTFTLAPKCGYEVLQTSCPEAMFIEGGDNYIDQFDVDETSTCGIGPGLGTDSETEKSLLKFLKQYSKPLLLDADALNIISKDQKNLQLIPKKSIITPHPKEFERLFGATKNSFERLELARKKSSELQIYIVLKDHHTQIITPEGNVFYNITGNSGLAKGGSGDILTGIITSFLAQGYSEANAAIFGVWFHGKAAEFAAEKYSKESMLPTDIINEFGNVFEELNNNVAIKL from the coding sequence ATGAAAATTTTTACAGCAGAGCAGATACGTGCATGCGATGAATTTACAATCTCTGATGAACCTGTTTCGTCAATTCAATTAATGGAAAGAGCTGCACAAAGCTGTGTCGACTGGATCTATGAAAACTGTAAAAACCATAGAAATTTCACCATATTTTGTGGCAGTGGAAATAATGGAGGTGATGGTTTTGCTATCGCTAAAATGCTTTATTTAAAAGGTTTTGATGTTGATGTTTTTGTTGATCCCAAGGCGAAATATTCAAGTGATGCTAATGTAAATTTTAAAGAATTAAAAGAAGTTTCAGGAATACTTATTAAAAGTTTTAAAGATGCCGAGCAATATCGTTTTGATAGTAGAACGGTAATCATTGATGCTTTTTTCGGGACAGGATTATCAAAGGAATTGGAGGGAGATTATAAACAACTTGTCAATAATCTGAACTCTAAAAATAATGTCCGAATTTCAATTGATATTCCTTCAGGATTATTTTCAGACGTTATTTCTGATGAAAATTCTACCATTTTTAAAGCAGATTATACCTTAAGCTTTCAGTTTTGGAAGAAAAGCTTTCTGCATCCTGAAACGGGAAAATATACAGGAAAAGTAGTTATTTTAGATATAAATTTAAGTGAAGAATATATTTCAAATACAACGACACCGGATTTTGTTATTGATGATAAAATTGTAGAAAGTATCTTCAAACCCAGAAATGAGTTTTCTCATAAAGGAACTTATGGAAAAGTGACGATCGTTGCTGGAAGTTATGGTAAAGTCGGTGCCGCCGTTTTGGCTACAAAATCGGCTTTGAAAACAGGCACAGGTTTAACTTTTACGTTGGCTCCGAAATGCGGATATGAGGTTCTCCAGACATCTTGTCCGGAAGCCATGTTTATAGAAGGCGGCGACAATTATATTGATCAATTTGATGTTGATGAAACTTCAACCTGTGGAATTGGTCCCGGTTTGGGAACAGATTCAGAGACAGAAAAATCTTTATTAAAGTTTTTAAAACAATATTCAAAACCTCTATTATTAGATGCTGATGCTTTAAATATTATCTCTAAAGATCAAAAAAACTTACAATTAATTCCAAAAAAATCAATCATAACTCCACATCCAAAAGAGTTTGAAAGGTTATTCGGAGCAACAAAAAATTCTTTCGAAAGATTAGAATTGGCTCGTAAAAAATCTAGTGAGCTTCAGATTTATATTGTTTTAAAAGATCATCACACACAGATCATTACTCCGGAAGGAAATGTTTTTTATAATATCACAGGCAATTCAGGTTTGGCAAAAGGAGGGAGTGGAGATATTCTTACGGGGATCATAACTTCATTTCTTGCTCAAGGATATTCTGAAGCAAACGCTGCTATTTTCGGTGTATGGTTTCATGGAAAAGCTGCTGAATTTGCTGCCGAAAAATATTCTAAAGAGTCGATGCTTCCAACGGATATTATTAATGAATTCGGAAATGTTTTTGAAGAACTCAATAATAATGTTGCCATAAAATTATAA
- the lgt gene encoding prolipoprotein diacylglyceryl transferase, whose translation MFILAFGLGYVLMAKIFKIDNVNIKYLEPLFTWTLIGTILGARLGHVIFYQPELFKEDFWSVFLPISTKNGLKFTGFSGLASHGATIALIFTTLYYSFKIIKKNPFWVYDRIGIVVALGGAFVRMGNFFNSEIIGKPVDPSSPFAIFFPQQSSEYGVTIPRYPTQLFEAIGYVCLFVLLWILYRRTNKKYQQGWLFGLFFIILWAIRFFVEFLKEPQGEEFIQFGGLNTGQILSIPFMVAGFVIMIYSKKFKITEAENGKPE comes from the coding sequence ATGTTTATTCTCGCTTTTGGATTAGGCTATGTTTTAATGGCTAAAATTTTCAAGATCGATAATGTAAACATAAAATATCTGGAACCACTTTTCACCTGGACGTTGATCGGAACTATTTTAGGAGCAAGGTTGGGACACGTTATTTTTTATCAGCCGGAATTATTCAAAGAAGATTTCTGGAGTGTATTTTTACCAATCAGTACTAAAAACGGATTAAAATTCACGGGATTTTCAGGATTGGCAAGCCACGGAGCGACCATCGCTTTGATCTTTACAACCCTTTACTATTCTTTCAAAATCATCAAGAAAAATCCGTTCTGGGTATATGACAGAATAGGAATTGTAGTTGCTTTAGGAGGTGCTTTTGTAAGAATGGGTAACTTTTTCAATTCTGAAATTATAGGAAAACCTGTTGATCCCAGTTCACCATTCGCTATATTTTTCCCTCAGCAAAGCAGTGAGTACGGCGTAACAATTCCACGTTATCCTACACAATTGTTTGAAGCGATCGGCTATGTTTGTTTATTCGTTTTATTATGGATCTTATATAGAAGAACTAATAAAAAATATCAACAAGGATGGTTATTCGGACTGTTTTTCATCATTCTTTGGGCCATCAGATTCTTTGTAGAATTCTTAAAAGAGCCTCAAGGAGAAGAATTCATTCAATTTGGAGGATTAAATACAGGACAAATCCTTTCAATTCCATTTATGGTCGCAGGATTTGTGATTATGATCTATTCTAAGAAATTCAAAATCACTGAAGCAGAAAACGGGAAACCGGAATAA
- the yidD gene encoding membrane protein insertion efficiency factor YidD: MKLTFNKIITFPLVVLIKFYQWFISPLLPKNCRYEPTCSHYMVKSLQVHGIFKGFWLGLKRISKCHPWGGSGYDPVPPKK; the protein is encoded by the coding sequence TTGAAACTTACATTCAATAAAATCATCACATTTCCTTTGGTAGTTTTAATAAAATTTTACCAATGGTTTATCTCGCCTTTACTTCCAAAAAACTGTCGTTACGAGCCTACATGTTCACATTACATGGTGAAATCGTTGCAGGTTCACGGTATTTTTAAAGGCTTTTGGTTGGGTTTGAAAAGAATTTCAAAATGTCATCCCTGGGGAGGAAGCGGATATGATCCCGTTCCACCTAAAAAATAA
- a CDS encoding replication-associated recombination protein A yields the protein MNQNIPLAEKLRPKTLDEVLGQEHLTGEKGTIRKMIENNALNSLIFWGPPGTGKTTLAEIISEKSGRTFYKLSAVSSGVKDVRDIIDEAKNQNLFSGKSPILFIDEIHRFNKSQQDSLLHAVEKGWIVLIGATTENPSFEVVSALLSRSQVYVLKALSYEKLEELVDISSEKFNQDENTDFKILEKEALIQYSGGDARKLINSVELVLNQYKNTDTKEIINSDVLEVLQETMALYDKNGEQHYDIISAFIKSIRGSDPNGAVYWLARMISGGEDIKFIARRMLILAAEDIGLANPTALMIANNCFQAINVIGNPEARIILSETAIYLAVSPKSNSAYMAINDALALVKQTGNLPVPLHLRNAPTKLMKDMDYGKEYKYAHSYEGNFVDQDFLPQEIRSLKLYEPGNNATEKKIYDELKKKWNDKY from the coding sequence TTGAATCAAAATATTCCATTAGCTGAAAAATTAAGACCTAAAACTTTAGATGAAGTTCTCGGGCAGGAACATCTTACGGGAGAAAAAGGAACGATAAGAAAAATGATAGAGAATAATGCTTTGAATTCTCTTATTTTCTGGGGACCTCCCGGAACCGGAAAGACGACTTTGGCTGAAATTATTTCTGAAAAATCAGGAAGAACATTTTATAAACTTTCCGCAGTTTCTTCAGGAGTAAAAGATGTTCGGGATATTATTGATGAAGCAAAAAATCAGAATTTGTTTTCCGGAAAGTCACCGATCTTGTTTATTGATGAAATTCACCGTTTTAATAAATCTCAGCAGGATTCTCTTCTTCATGCGGTTGAAAAAGGCTGGATCGTTTTAATTGGGGCAACTACCGAAAATCCGAGTTTTGAAGTGGTTTCCGCTTTGCTTTCGAGAAGTCAGGTTTATGTTTTGAAGGCGTTGAGCTATGAAAAGCTGGAAGAACTTGTTGATATTTCTTCAGAAAAATTTAATCAAGATGAAAATACTGATTTTAAGATTTTAGAAAAAGAAGCTTTGATCCAATATTCAGGTGGTGATGCCAGAAAACTGATTAATTCTGTGGAACTCGTATTAAATCAATATAAAAATACTGATACCAAAGAAATTATCAACTCAGATGTGCTTGAAGTTCTGCAGGAAACGATGGCGCTCTATGATAAAAATGGTGAGCAGCATTATGATATTATCTCAGCTTTCATAAAATCGATACGTGGAAGTGACCCGAATGGTGCTGTCTATTGGCTTGCGAGAATGATTTCGGGAGGTGAGGATATTAAATTTATTGCCAGAAGAATGTTGATTTTGGCTGCAGAAGATATTGGTTTAGCCAACCCAACCGCTTTGATGATCGCTAATAATTGTTTTCAAGCAATAAATGTCATTGGAAATCCGGAAGCAAGGATTATTTTGAGTGAAACAGCAATTTATCTGGCAGTTTCCCCGAAAAGTAATTCTGCATACATGGCTATTAATGATGCTTTGGCATTGGTGAAGCAAACTGGAAATCTGCCAGTACCATTACATCTCAGAAATGCACCGACAAAGCTGATGAAAGACATGGATTATGGCAAAGAATATAAATATGCCCATTCTTATGAAGGAAATTTTGTGGATCAGGATTTTCTGCCACAGGAAATCAGAAGTTTAAAACTGTATGAGCCCGGAAATAATGCGACCGAAAAGAAGATCTATGATGAGCTCAAGAAAAAATGGAATGATAAATACTAA